In Paramicrobacterium humi, the genomic stretch AGGCCCGACGGGCTGCGAAGCGCAGCGCCGCACAAGGAGGAATCCGATGACAAGCACGACCCTCAGCAGGGAACCGGGAACCGCCGCTGGTCGACGCCGCAAGTTCTACGGCATCGACCGCCGACCGGGGTTTCTCACCTACGGTCTTCTCACCGTGTTCCTCGTGTGCTCGGCCTACCCTCTGTGGTGGTCGTTCGTCATGGCGTCGCGCAGCAACTCCGACCTGGGGCTGACCTGGCCGCCGCTGCTGCCCGGCGGCCGCTTCTGGACGAACGTCCAGACGGTTCTCGAGTCGATCCCGTTCTGGAAGGCGCTCGGCAACAGCGTCATCATCTCGGTCGTCATCACGATCTCGGTCGTCGCGTTCTCGACGCTCGCGGGCTACGCCTTCGCGAAGCTGCGCTTCCCCGGCCGCAACGGGCTCATGGTGTTCGTGGTCGCGACCCTCGCGGTGCCGACGCAGCTCGGCATCATCCCGCTGTTCATGCTCATGCGCACGTGGGGCTGGACGGGCGACATCGGCGCCGTGATCGTGCCGATGCTCGTGACCGCGTTCGGCGTGTTCTTCATGCGCCAGTACCTCGTCGACGTCATCCCGGACGAGCTCATCGAAGCGGCGCGCGTGGACGGCGCGAACATGATCCGGACGTTCTTCCACGTCGCCGTGCCCGCCGCGCGGCCGGCGATGGCGATCCTCGGACTGTTCACCTTCATGACGGCATGGACGGACTTCCTCTGGCCGCTGCTCGTCCTCAACTCGACGAACCCGACACTGCAGACCGCGCTGAGCCAGCTGCAGTCGGCGCACTACGTCGATTACTCGGTCGTGCTCGCGGGCGCGGTCATCTCGACCATCCCTCTGCTTATCCTGTTCATCATCGCAGGAAAGCAACTCATCTCAGGAATCATGCAAGGAGCCGTGAAGGGCTGATGACACTCGAATTTCCCCCGACGTTCATGTGGGGCTCGGCGACCGCCGCCGCGCAAGTGGAAGGAGCCGGGCACACCGATGGCAAGGAGGACTCCGTCTGGGACGCCTTCGCCCGCGTCCCCGGTGCCATCGCCCGCGGCGACGACCTCGAGACCGCGGTTGACCACTACCACCGTTCGGCGGAGGACGTGGCGATCATGGCCCGCCTCGGACTTGACGCGTACCGCTTCTCAACGAGCTGGTCCCGCATCCTCCCGGGCGACGCGCACGTGAACCAGAAGGGGCTCGACTTCTACAGCCGCCTCGTCGATGATCTCCTCGAGGCCGGCATCCTGCCCTGGATGACGCTCTACCACTGGGATCTGCCGCAAGCACTCGAGGAGAAGGGCGGCTGGGCCAACCGCGACACCGCGGAGCGCTTCGCGCACTACGCCGAGGTCGTCTACGGCGCGCTCGGCGATCGAGTGCGGCACTGGACGACGTTCAACGAGCCGTTCTGCTCCTCCCTGCTCGGCTACGCTTCGGGCGTGCACGCACCGGGCCGGCAGGATCCGCGCGCTGCGGTCGCGGCGATCCACCACCAGCACCTCGCCCACGGGCTCGCCGTGACGCGGCTGCGGGAGCTCGGCGCCGAGCAGATCGGCATCACCCTCAACCTCTCCAACGCCATTCCGCTCGACGCGACCGACCCCGTCGACCTCGAGGCCGCGCGCCGCTTCGACGTGCTGCAGAACCGGGTATTCCTCGACCCCGTGGTCACGGGACGCTACGCGGACGACACGCTCGAGGACCTGGAGCCGTTCGGCCTTCGCGAGCTCATCCACCCGGGCGACATGGCGCTCATCGGCGCGCCGATCGACTTCCTCGGCGTCAACCACTACCACGACGACCAGGTCTCGGGTCATCCCGCACCCGGCGGCGACGGGCACTCGGGCGCCACGGATCGCGCGATCGCCTCGCCGTGGATCGGCAGCGAGAACCTGAGCTTCCCGAGCAGGGGGCTGCCCCGCACGGCGATGGGCTGGGAGGTCAACCCCTCCGGGCTGCGCACCCTGCTCGTCCGCCTCGGCAACGAGTACGAGAACCTGCCGCCGCTGTACGTGACCGAGAACGGCGCAGCCTACGAGGACGTCGTCTCTCCCGACGGCCACGTGCACGACGCGGAGCGCACCGCCTACATCCGCGACCACATCCAGGCGGTGTCGGACGCGATCGCGGACGGCGCAGACGTGCGCGGCTACTTCGTCTGGTCGCTGCTCGACAACTTCGAGTGGTCATGGGGCTACGACAAGCGCTTCGGCATCGTGCGGGTGGACTACGACACCTTCGAGCGCACGGTCAAGGACTCCGGCCTCGAATACGCGCGGCTCACCGCGGAAATTCGCGAGCGCAACCGCGCCACAGCGGCATCCGCCCATTAAGGTGGTGACAACGGCGAGAGGGAGGGCGCGATGAGTCAGCGGATTCCGACGTCGACCGCGCCCACCCTCGAAGCCGTCGCCGCCCGCGCCGGCGTCTCGCGCGCGACGGTCTCGCGCGTCGTCAACAACTCGCCGAAGGTCACCGACGAAGTCGTGGCGCTCGTCAACGCCGC encodes the following:
- a CDS encoding carbohydrate ABC transporter permease yields the protein MTSTTLSREPGTAAGRRRKFYGIDRRPGFLTYGLLTVFLVCSAYPLWWSFVMASRSNSDLGLTWPPLLPGGRFWTNVQTVLESIPFWKALGNSVIISVVITISVVAFSTLAGYAFAKLRFPGRNGLMVFVVATLAVPTQLGIIPLFMLMRTWGWTGDIGAVIVPMLVTAFGVFFMRQYLVDVIPDELIEAARVDGANMIRTFFHVAVPAARPAMAILGLFTFMTAWTDFLWPLLVLNSTNPTLQTALSQLQSAHYVDYSVVLAGAVISTIPLLILFIIAGKQLISGIMQGAVKG
- a CDS encoding GH1 family beta-glucosidase gives rise to the protein MTLEFPPTFMWGSATAAAQVEGAGHTDGKEDSVWDAFARVPGAIARGDDLETAVDHYHRSAEDVAIMARLGLDAYRFSTSWSRILPGDAHVNQKGLDFYSRLVDDLLEAGILPWMTLYHWDLPQALEEKGGWANRDTAERFAHYAEVVYGALGDRVRHWTTFNEPFCSSLLGYASGVHAPGRQDPRAAVAAIHHQHLAHGLAVTRLRELGAEQIGITLNLSNAIPLDATDPVDLEAARRFDVLQNRVFLDPVVTGRYADDTLEDLEPFGLRELIHPGDMALIGAPIDFLGVNHYHDDQVSGHPAPGGDGHSGATDRAIASPWIGSENLSFPSRGLPRTAMGWEVNPSGLRTLLVRLGNEYENLPPLYVTENGAAYEDVVSPDGHVHDAERTAYIRDHIQAVSDAIADGADVRGYFVWSLLDNFEWSWGYDKRFGIVRVDYDTFERTVKDSGLEYARLTAEIRERNRATAASAH